A genomic window from Plodia interpunctella isolate USDA-ARS_2022_Savannah chromosome 29, ilPloInte3.2, whole genome shotgun sequence includes:
- the LOC128682284 gene encoding uncharacterized protein LOC128682284, whose product MGSLKADEDDTKELDDSGYVQDEGTLKASPEKKKAVCLLDLSDDVLLCILKHCQPADLKALGFTCTRLASVTLDRTLWQRVDARARCAGARRLRWLLAHALHAGTTQLLLRGYADETQNCTGYHYENRPTCLGGTKGDHNTDKPQRRCCPGLTDRMYPDISRVTLLWPEEELERTRVAPSKTEPDSNKTKQFSKSEVSASNPGSSRDIKSTGSNSEDIEPDLGRTETDSRDGSIAKRQKIDTESGTEGHPSEVSSRGSVCPGPRFTVTPCLLQQLRAHCNLTTLALDYCNINCAKISLSNFPRQLTHLSLRGTMCYNMNMNKNMLFQIQEHLPDIEHLDLSECGWVEASCLMPLSKLERLRALLLARCVRMRECVAYAAISARYGFRRLKVFDLRGSPLGDSETAALGWMPELEELYLSAPRAQPAAPGHKHYADDQLPYVEELSDWEIQEPEYFKSLLKQKKRSKKKTDENGRCCHGVPFTQCADGLGGVPANKTRDLKRSAFSSEDAGPSKRRRSSVNLDSDDDASSVEDKNESTNADNRETNEEEHENGENAEAEANGGNEEGNRNQIIELRPRAHVLYVNLGQRLNPVVHRIVNLNQPNDRGIPAFPRRINFSELVTDTAIRSFGHTDDDHLNCFYIGAPPQGPGQQNYSRPDKSSLRILSMVGYKNITDKSLEHLRTSAPKLEKIDFSQTGVTKRGVDMFNLSRPNVEIVYSPFVKAD is encoded by the exons ATGGGGAGTTTGAAGGCAGATGAAGATGATACGAAGGAACTAGATGATAGTGGATACGTGCAAGATG aaGGAACTCTCAAGGCGTCCCCGGAAAAGAAGAAAGCCGTCTGTCTGTTGGACCTGTCTGATGATGTGTTGCTGTGCATCCTGAAACATTGCCAACCCGCAGACTTGAAAGCTTTGGGCTT CACGTGCACGCGGCTGGCGTCGGTGACGCTGGACCGCACGCTGTGGCAGCGCGTGgacgcgcgcgcgcgctgcgcCGGCGCGCGGCGCCTGCGCTGGCTGCTGGCGCACGCGCTGCACGCGGGCACCACGCAGCTGTTGCTCAGGGGCTACGCGGACGAGACACAGAA CTGTACCGGCTATCACTATGAGAACCGGCCAACGTGTTTGGGTGGCACGAAAGGTGACCACAATACAGACAAACCACAGAGAC gttGTTGTCCTGGTCTAACCGATAGAAt gtatcCTGATATAAGTAGAGTCACTTTATTATGGCCCGAAGAAGAGTTGGAACGTACCCGAGTAGCTCCTAGCAAAACTGAGCCGGACTCGAACAAAACGAagcagttttcaaaatcagaGGTCTCAGCTTCGAATCCGGGTTCGAGCAGAGATATAAAGAGTACAGGATCGAACTCCGAAGATATCGAACCGGATTTGGGGAGAACAGAGACGGATTCACGAGATGGATCGATAGCGAAGAGGCAAAAAATTGATACTGAATCAG GGACGGAAGGACATCCAAGTGAAGTTTCGAGCCGGGGCTCTGTCTGCCCCGGGCCGCGGTTCACGGTGACGCCGTGTTTGCTGCAGCAGCTGCGCGCGCATTGTAACCTCACCACGCTTGCATTGGattattgcaatattaatTGCGCTAAG ATATCTCTGAGCAACTTCCCGCGCCAGCTGACGCACCTGTCTTTGCGCGGCACTATGTGTTACAACATGAACATGAACAAAAACATGCTGTTTCAAATACAAGAACACTTACCCGACATTGAG CACCTGGACCTGTCGGAGTGCGGGTGGGTGGAGGCGTCGTGCCTGATGCCGCTCAGCAAGCTGGAGCGCCTGCGCGCGCTGCTGCTGGCGCGCTGCGTGCGCATGCGCGAGTGCGTCGCCTACGCCGCCATCTCCGCACGATACGGCTTCCGCAGGCTCAAG GTGTTCGATCTCCGCGGCTCCCCTCTAGGCGACTCGGAGACAGCCGCGCTGGGCTGGATGCCGGAACTAGAAGAGTTGTATCTCTCAGCGCCGCGGGCGCAGCCGGCCGCGCCCGGACACAAGCACTACGCGGACGACCAGCTGCCCTATGTAGAGGAGCTGTCCGACTGGGAGATACAG GAGCCGGAGTACTTCAAGTCATTATTGAAACAGAAGAAGCGAAGCAAAAAGAAAACGGATGAAAATGGCAGGTGTTGTCACGGAGTGCCTTTCACTCAGTGCGCGGACGGTTTGGG GGGTGTCCCCGCGAATAAAACGCGCGATTTGAAGCGCTCGGCGTTCAGCTCAGAGGACGCGGGCCCTTCGAAACGGAGGCGGTCATCGGTTAACCTCGACTCTGACGATGACGCAAGCAGCGTCGAGGACAAAAACGAGTCCACCAACGCTGACAATCGAGAAACAAATGAAGAAGAACACGAAAATGGAGAAAACGCTGAAGCCGAAGCGAACGGTGGAAACGAAGAGGGCAATCGAAATCAAATAATAGAATTGAGACCGCGCGCGCACGTGTTATACGTTAATCTTGGTCAAAGATTGAACCCAGTTGTTCATCGCATAGTGAATCTCAACCAACCGAATGACAGGGGCATACCGGCATTTCCCAGGAGAATCAATTTCTCTGAGCTTGTAACGGACACAGCTATAAGAAGTTTTGGACACACAGACGACGATCATTTGAACTGTTTCTACATCGGAGCACCACCACAGGGACCCGGGCAACAGAACTACTCGAGACCGGACAAATCCAGCTTGAGAATTTTGTCTATGGTCGGCTATAAGAACATCACAGACAAAAGTTTGGAACACTTGAGGACTTCGGCCCCTAAGCTAGAAAAGATTGATTTTAGCCAAACGGGCGTTACTAAGAGAGGGGTGGATATGTTTAATCTTAGTAGGCCTAATGTGGAAATTGTGTATAGTCCTTTTGTAAAAGCTGATTAA
- the LOC128682303 gene encoding protein LLP homolog, giving the protein MAKSLRSRWKRKCRAIKRERYAVKELARLKKMLGIKEEEKVTESEVMESDQVIFLDAGEIGKKKGKSKKPVQEDPEDVEMSSDDEKIEVEGDNGKKRVFSSKTLKDQNGQYPIWLHKRKIAKLNRVGKKNTKKKIKKRRK; this is encoded by the coding sequence atggCAAAATCATTACGTAGCAGATGGAAGCGAAAATGCCGTGCGATCAAACGTGAGCGGTATGCTGTAAAGGAGCTTGCTAGACTGAAGAAGATGCTTGGTATAAAAGAGGAAGAAAAAGTTACAGAAAGTGAGGTTATGGAATCTGACCAAGTGATATTCCTAGACGCTGGTGAAATTGGCAAAAAAAAGGGTAAATCCAAAAAACCTGTTCAAGAAGACCCAGAAGACGTCGAAATGAGTTCTGATGACGAAAAAATTGAGGTTGAAGGTGATAATGGTAAAAAGCGTGTCTTCAGTTCAAAAACCTTGAAAGATCAAAATGGACAGTACCCGATTTGGCTACATAAGAGAAAAATTGCGAAGTTAAATAGAGTCGGCAAGaagaatacaaaaaagaaaataaagaagcGCAGGAAATAG
- the LOC128682301 gene encoding uncharacterized protein LOC128682301 has protein sequence MAIPALRQPKLSGKLQDFSQTVAEDYKNVVVTLKDNRKLVVSANAYQGIVKAREMFKCVFCGTDMELDEKYKDNHIDSASHKERLRAYPHMDEFGENLIRKLNNNIHYCTICNIVMASPFLMRHITGLSHTTELDKAMIRGTAYDV, from the exons ATGGCCATACCCGCTTTACGCCAGCCAAAATTGTCCGGCAAACTGCAAGATTTTTCTCAAACAGTCGCCGAAgactataaaaatgttgtagtAACTTTGAAAGACAACAGGAAGCTTGTCGTGTCTGCCAATGCTTATCAGGGGATAGTAAAAGCTAGAGAGATGTTTAAATGTGTTTTCTGCGGGACGGACATGGAGTTGGATGAAAAATATAAGGATAATCACATCGATTCTGCAAGTCACAAGGAACGTTTGCGCGCCTACCCTCACATGGACGAATTTGGTGAAAACTTGATAAGAAAG TTGAACAATAATATCCACTACTGCACCATCTGCAACATTGTGATGGCGTCTCCGTTCCTCATGCGGCACATCACTGGGCTGTCGCACACCACAGAATTGGATAAAGCTATGATACGGGGAACGGCTTATGATGTTTAG